The proteins below are encoded in one region of Odocoileus virginianus isolate 20LAN1187 ecotype Illinois chromosome 18, Ovbor_1.2, whole genome shotgun sequence:
- the RUSC2 gene encoding AP-4 complex accessory subunit RUSC2 isoform X3: protein MASRPSNANHLSPQALKWREYRRKNPLGPPGLSGSLDRRPQDARLARRNPIFEFPGSLGAASHLNCRLNGQVVKPLPLTCPDFQDPFSLTEKPPAEFCLSPDGSSEAVSIDLLQKKGLVKAVNTAVDLIVAHFGTSRDPGVKAKLGNSSVSPNVGHLVLKYLCPAVRAVLEDGLKSFVLDVIIGQRKNTPWSVVEASTQLGPSTKVLHGLYNKVSQFPELTSHTMRFNAFILGLLNIRSLEFWFNHLYNHEDIVQTHYQPWGFLNAARTVCPGLFEELLLLLQPLALLPFSLDLLFQHRLLQSGQQQRQHKELLRVSQDLLLSAHSTLQLARSRSRDGPGDVDRAAPGERVKGVGAPAGGEEEEEEEETEAAGSSGRGRWARSGQAGWWYQLMQSSQVYIDGSSEGSRFPRGGSTGSSSEKKKGAGGVGPPPREGVVEGAEACPAPEETLGREKGWPFWMGSPPDSVLAELRRSREREGSAAPPAENEEGASEPSPGGIKWGHLFGSRKAQREARPTNRLPSDWLSLDKSVFQLVAQTVGARREPEPKDSLQEPPSPGLPSQPPCEVKALCHHLATGPGQLSFRKGDTLRVLGPAGADWLRCSRGPDTGLVPLAYVTLTPTPSPSPGSSQN from the exons ATGGCTTCCAGGCCCAGTAATG CCAACCACCTATCCCCTCAAGCACTCAAGTGGCGAGAATACAGGAGGAAGAACCCTCTAGGGCCCCCTGGTTTGTCCGGGAGCCTAGACCGAAGGCCGCAGGATGCTCGGCTGGCCCGAAGGAACCCCATCTTTGAGTTCCCCGGCTCCCTCGGCGCTGCTAGCCATCTGAACTGCCGGCTGAATG gtCAAGTAGTGAAGCCGTTACCGCTAACCTGCCCTGACTTCCAAGACCCTTTCTCCTTGACTGAGAAACCCCCCGCTGAGTTTTGCCTGTCCCCAGATGGCAGCTCAGAGGCTGTATCCATTGACCTGCTTCAGAAAAAAG GGCTGGTGAAGGCTGTCAACACTGCTGTGGACCTCATTGTGGCCCATTTTGGCACAAGCCGGGATCCCGGGGTGAAG GCGAAGCTGGGGAACAGTTCTGTGAGCCCCAACGTGGGCCACCTGGTTCTGAAGTACCTGTGCCCGGCGGTGCGGGCAGTATTGGAGGACGGACTGAAGTCTTTTGTGCTGGACGTCATCATTGGGCAGCGTAAGAACACACCGTGGAGCGTGGTGGAGGCCTCCACCCAGCTAG GCCCATCCACCAAGGTCTTGCACGGCCTGTACAACAAAGTCAGCCAGTTCCCAGAGCTCACCAGTCACACCATGCGCTTCAACGCCTTCATCCTCGGCCTGCTCAA CATCCGGTCCCTGGAGTTCTGGTTTAATCACCTCTATAACCACGAAG aTATCGTCCAGACGCACTACCAGCCGTGGGGCTTCCTGAATGCAGCGCGCACGGTGTGCCCCGGCCTCTtcgaggagctgctgctgctgctccagccCTTGGCGCTCCTGCCCTTCAGCCTAGACCTGCTGTTCCAGCACCGGCTGCTGCAGAGCggccagcagcagcggcagcacaaGGAGTTGCTGCGAGTGTCCCAAGACCTGCTGCTGTCCGCCCACTCGACCCTGCAGCTGGCCCGCTCCCGCAGCCGGGACGGCCCCGGAGATGTGGACAGGGCGGCCCCCGGGGAGCGGGTGAAGGGCGTGGGTGCCCCAGCaggtggagaagaggaggaggaagaggaggagacagaggcggCCGGGAGCTCGGGGCGCGGCAGGTGGGCCCGAAGTGGGCAGGCTGGCTGGTGGTACCAGCTCATGCAGAGCTCCCAGGTCTACATCGATGGCTCCAGCGAGGGCTCTAGGTTCCCCCGAGGGGGCAGCACTGGTAGCagcagtgagaaaaagaaaggggcaGGAGGCGTGGGGCCACCCCCCCGCGAGGGAGTCGTGGAGGGAGCGGAGGCCTGCCCTGCCCCTGAGGAGACCCTCGGCCGGGAGAAGGGCTGGCCCTTCTGGATGGGGAGCCCCCCTGATTCTGTACTGGCGGAGCTGAGGCGGAGCCGGGAGAGGGAGGGGTCCGCTGCCCCGCCAGCAGAAAATGAGGAAGGAGCGTCCGAACCTTCACCAGGGGGCATCAAGTGGGGACACCTCTTTGGGTCCCGGAAGGCTCAGCGGGAGGCCCGACCCACAAACAG GCTGCCCTCGGACTGGCTCAGCCTGGACAAGTCTGTGTTCCAGCTCGTGGCGCAAACAGTGGGTGCCCGCCGGGAGCCAGAGCCCAAGGACAGCCTGCAGGAGCCACCCTCTCCAGGCCTACCTTCCCAGCCTCCATG TGAGGTGAAGGCGCTGTGCCACCATCTGGCCACAGGCCCTGGACAGCTGAGCTTCCGCAAGGGAGACACCCTGCGGGTGCTGGGGCCGGCCGGGGCAGACTGGCTGCGCTGCAGCCGCGGCCCTGACACCGGCCTGGTGCCCCTGGCCTACGTGACCCTGACCCCAACTCCAAGTCCAAGCCCTGGAAGCAGCCAGAACTGA
- the RUSC2 gene encoding AP-4 complex accessory subunit RUSC2 isoform X2, producing MPLFELSRMDSPPKLTGETLIVHHIPLVHCQVPDRQCCGGGGGGSGSTRPNPFCPPELGITQPDQDLGQADSLLYNSLQSAPGGSSRSADSTKSRGRDGRGPGAPKRHNPFLLQAGVAEPGLGDLYEDSISASAAQQSFRLHGAGQPTFHLSSSQLPPPGPRVGRPWGAARSRAGVVEGQEQEPVAVSDALHGSAGRCRRPEPEAEAMELDEWGGPGGSGSGGGAGDTAGFSFDQEWKLSSDDSPRNPRCSGSGPQHCRCSSTSSQSEAADQSMGYVSDSSCTSSDGVLVTFSTLYSKMHGNARANLNSAPQSCSDSSFYSHSDPGAFYLDLQPSPAESKMSCESHHPDSGGREGGYGYPHASSPELDANCNSYRPHCEPCPAVADLTACFQSQARLVVATQNYYKLVTCDLSSQSSPSPAGSSVTSCSEEHTKISPAPGPGPDPGPSQPSEYYLFRKPDVQPEEQEAVGSEVEAEAPMGRTVIEGQVYTNTSPPNLSTGRQRSRSYDRSLERSPPVRLGSLERMLSCPVRLSEGPAAITGPSSPPRRVTSFAELAKGRKKAAGSGSPPLRASTGDSSQEFSLIQEAQQDRVGPPDEGTHCSHSLPPMPLGPGMDLVGPEPWSTKVCQGSQSSEMPPAGLRAAGQGPLAQLMDPGPAVPGSPANSHTQRDARAKADGGGAESRPVLRYSKEQRPTTLPIQPFVFQHHFPKQLAKARALHGLSQLYSLSGCSRAPQPAPAAAPAARGPDPAPPGEPRVPTHRGARKAGPEPETSRPSPLGSYSPIRSTGPFGPSTDSSASTSCSPVPEQATAAESPPPWGLSCPPAVRPAISQQLQKEDPKILTLAEYRLHGTGSLPPLGSWRSSLGRAESLARGGGEGSMASRPSNANHLSPQALKWREYRRKNPLGPPGLSGSLDRRPQDARLARRNPIFEFPGSLGAASHLNCRLNGQVVKPLPLTCPDFQDPFSLTEKPPAEFCLSPDGSSEAVSIDLLQKKGLVKAVNTAVDLIVAHFGTSRDPGVKAKLGNSSVSPNVGHLVLKYLCPAVRAVLEDGLKSFVLDVIIGQRKNTPWSVVEASTQLGPSTKVLHGLYNKVSQFPELTSHTMRFNAFILGLLNIRSLEFWFNHLYNHEDIVQTHYQPWGFLNAARTVCPGLFEELLLLLQPLALLPFSLDLLFQHRLLQSGQQQRQHKELLRVSQDLLLSAHSTLQLARSRSRDGPGDVDRAAPGERVKGVGAPAGGEEEEEEEETEAAGSSGRGRWARSGQAGWWYQLMQSSQVYIDGSSEGSRFPRGGSTGSSSEKKKGAGGVGPPPREGVVEGAEACPAPEETLGREKGWPFWMGSPPDSVLAELRRSREREGSAAPPAENEEGASEPSPGGIKWGHLFGSRKAQREARPTNRLPSDWLSLDKSVFQLVAQTVGARREPEPKDSLQEPPSPGLPSQPPCEVKALCHHLATGPGQLSFRKGDTLRVLGPAGADWLRCSRGPDTGLVPLAYVTLTPTPSPSPGSSQN from the exons ATGCCCCTGTTCGAACTTTCCAGAATGGATAGTCCCCCAAAGCTGACTGGAGAGACCCTCATCGTCCACCACATCCCCCTGGTGCACTGCCAAGTCCCAGACAGGCAGTgctgtggagggggaggtggaggTAGCGGGAGCACAAGACCCAACCCCTTCTGCCCACCGGAGCTGGGCATCACCCAGCCCGATCAGGACCTCGGACAGGCCGActctctgctgtacaacagccTGCAGTCCGCTCCAGGGGGCTCTTCACGGTCTGCTGACAGCACCAAGAGCCGGGGTCGGGATGGAAGAGGCCCCGGGGCCCCTAAACGACACAACCCCTTCTTGCTGCAGGCAGGCGTGGCGGAGCCGGGACTTGGTGACCTATATGAGGATAGCATCAGTGCCAGTGCCGCCCAGCAGTCCTTCCGCCTGCACGGGGCTGGCCAGCCCACCTTCCATCTCTCCTCTTCCCAGCTGCCGCCGCCGGGCCCCAGAGTGGGCAGGCCATGGGGGGCGGCGCGTAGCCGAGCCGGAGTGGTGGAGGGGCAAGAACAGGAACCAGTGGCCGTCTCGGATGCCCTGCACGGCAGCGCCGGCCGCTGCCGCCGGCCAGAGCCGGAAGCTGAGGCCATGGAGCTGGATGAGTGGGGGGGGCCCGGTGGGagtggcagtgggggtggggccgGCGACACCGCCGGCTTCTCCTTTGACCAGGAGTGGAAGCTCAGTTCCGATGACTCCCCAAGGAACCCCAGATGCTCGGGCTCGGGCCCCCAGCACTGCCGCTGCAGCAGCACCTCCAGCCAGTCCGAGGCGGCGGACCAGTCCATGGGCTACGTGAGCGACTCCTCCTGCACCAGCTCAGACGGCGTGCTGGTCACCTTCAGCACCCTCTACAGCAAGATGCACGGCAACGCCCGTGCCAACCTCAACTCTGCCCCACAGTCCTGCAGCGACTCTTCCTTCTACAGCCACTCGGACCCTGGCGCCTTCTACCTGGACCTGCAGCCCTCCCCAGCTGAGTCGAAGATGTCTTGTGAGTCCCACCACCCTGATAGCGGAGGAAGGGAAGGTGGCTATGGTTATCCTCACGCCTCGTCTCCGGAGCTTGATGCCAACTGCAACTCCTACCGCCCGCACTGTGAGCCCTGCCCAGCTGTGGCTGACCTCACAGCCTGCTTCCAGAGCCAGGCCCGTCTTGTCGTGGCCACGCAGAATTACTACAAGCTTGTCACCTGTGACCTGTCCTCCCAGTCCTCCCCAAGCCCAGCTGGCTCTTCTGTCACCAGCTGCtcggaggaacacaccaagatcAGTCCTGCCCCTGGCCCCGGCCCAGACCCTGGCCCTAGCCAGCCCTCTGAGTATTACCTGTTCCGGAAGCCGGACGTCCAGCCAGAGGAACAAGAAGCAGTGGGCTCTGAGGTGGAAGCGGAGGCTCCCATGGGCCGCACGGTGATCGAGGGGCAAGTGTACACCAACACCTCGCCCCCCAACCTCAGCACTGGACGTCAGCGCTCTCGGAGCTACGACCGCAGCCTAGAACGCAGCCCGCCCGTCCGCTTGGGCTCTCTGGAACGCATGTTGAGTTGCCCAGTGCGCCTCAGTGAGGGCCCCGCCGCCATTACTGGGCCCAGTTCCCCACCTCGGCGGGTCACCTCGTTTGCCGAACTCGCCAAGGGCCGGAAGAAAGCTGCAGGCTCTGGCTCCCCTCCACTGCGAGCAAGCACTGGGGACTCTTCTCAGGAGTTCTCACTCATCCAAGAAGCCCAGCAAGACAGGGTGGGCCCCCCAGATGAGGGCACTCACTGTAGCCATAGCCTCCCACCCATGCCCTTGGGGCCAGGCATGGACCTGGTTGGCCCAGAGCCCTGGTCCACCAAGGTCTGTCAGGGCTCCCAGTCCAGTGAGATGCCACCCGCTGGCCTCAGAGCTGCTGGGCAGGGGCCCCTGGCCCAGCTGATGGATCCAGGGCCTGCTGTCCCAGGGAGCCCAGCCAACAGCCATACCCAGAGGGACGCAAGAGCTAAAGCTGACG GGGGTGGTGCTGAGAGCCGACCGGTCCTTCGCTACAGCAAGGAGCAGAGGCCGACCACGCTGCCCATCCAGCCGTTCGTGTTCCAGCACCACTTCCCCAAGCAGCTGGCCAAGGCGCGAGCCCTGCACGGCCTTTCCCAGCTCTACAGCCTCTCGGGCTGCAGCCGCGCGCCGCAGCCTGCCCCCGCGGCTGCCCCCGCTGCCCGGGGCCCAGACCCGGCTCCTCCAGGGGAGCCGCGGGTGCCCACCCACAGGGGTGCCAGGAAAGCCGGGCCTGAGCCAGAGACCTCGCGGCCGTCACCCCTGGGCAGCTACTCCCCCATCCGGAGTACTGGCCCCTTTGGGCCCAGCACCGACTCTTCGGCCTCCACTTCGTGCTCCCCTGTCCCAGAGCAGGCCACAGCCGCAGAAAGCCCGCCTCCATGGGGCCTCTCCTGTCCTCCTGCTGTTCGGCCTGCCATCTCCCAGCAGCTGCAGAAGGAGGATCCGAAGATACTGACCTTGGCTGAGTACCGGCTCCATGGGACAGGAAGCTTGCCTCCTCTGGGCTCCTGGAGATCTAGCCTCGGCCGAGCGGAGAGCCTGGCCCGGGGAGGTGGCGAGGGCAGCATGGCTTCCAGGCCCAGTAATG CCAACCACCTATCCCCTCAAGCACTCAAGTGGCGAGAATACAGGAGGAAGAACCCTCTAGGGCCCCCTGGTTTGTCCGGGAGCCTAGACCGAAGGCCGCAGGATGCTCGGCTGGCCCGAAGGAACCCCATCTTTGAGTTCCCCGGCTCCCTCGGCGCTGCTAGCCATCTGAACTGCCGGCTGAATG gtCAAGTAGTGAAGCCGTTACCGCTAACCTGCCCTGACTTCCAAGACCCTTTCTCCTTGACTGAGAAACCCCCCGCTGAGTTTTGCCTGTCCCCAGATGGCAGCTCAGAGGCTGTATCCATTGACCTGCTTCAGAAAAAAG GGCTGGTGAAGGCTGTCAACACTGCTGTGGACCTCATTGTGGCCCATTTTGGCACAAGCCGGGATCCCGGGGTGAAG GCGAAGCTGGGGAACAGTTCTGTGAGCCCCAACGTGGGCCACCTGGTTCTGAAGTACCTGTGCCCGGCGGTGCGGGCAGTATTGGAGGACGGACTGAAGTCTTTTGTGCTGGACGTCATCATTGGGCAGCGTAAGAACACACCGTGGAGCGTGGTGGAGGCCTCCACCCAGCTAG GCCCATCCACCAAGGTCTTGCACGGCCTGTACAACAAAGTCAGCCAGTTCCCAGAGCTCACCAGTCACACCATGCGCTTCAACGCCTTCATCCTCGGCCTGCTCAA CATCCGGTCCCTGGAGTTCTGGTTTAATCACCTCTATAACCACGAAG aTATCGTCCAGACGCACTACCAGCCGTGGGGCTTCCTGAATGCAGCGCGCACGGTGTGCCCCGGCCTCTtcgaggagctgctgctgctgctccagccCTTGGCGCTCCTGCCCTTCAGCCTAGACCTGCTGTTCCAGCACCGGCTGCTGCAGAGCggccagcagcagcggcagcacaaGGAGTTGCTGCGAGTGTCCCAAGACCTGCTGCTGTCCGCCCACTCGACCCTGCAGCTGGCCCGCTCCCGCAGCCGGGACGGCCCCGGAGATGTGGACAGGGCGGCCCCCGGGGAGCGGGTGAAGGGCGTGGGTGCCCCAGCaggtggagaagaggaggaggaagaggaggagacagaggcggCCGGGAGCTCGGGGCGCGGCAGGTGGGCCCGAAGTGGGCAGGCTGGCTGGTGGTACCAGCTCATGCAGAGCTCCCAGGTCTACATCGATGGCTCCAGCGAGGGCTCTAGGTTCCCCCGAGGGGGCAGCACTGGTAGCagcagtgagaaaaagaaaggggcaGGAGGCGTGGGGCCACCCCCCCGCGAGGGAGTCGTGGAGGGAGCGGAGGCCTGCCCTGCCCCTGAGGAGACCCTCGGCCGGGAGAAGGGCTGGCCCTTCTGGATGGGGAGCCCCCCTGATTCTGTACTGGCGGAGCTGAGGCGGAGCCGGGAGAGGGAGGGGTCCGCTGCCCCGCCAGCAGAAAATGAGGAAGGAGCGTCCGAACCTTCACCAGGGGGCATCAAGTGGGGACACCTCTTTGGGTCCCGGAAGGCTCAGCGGGAGGCCCGACCCACAAACAG GCTGCCCTCGGACTGGCTCAGCCTGGACAAGTCTGTGTTCCAGCTCGTGGCGCAAACAGTGGGTGCCCGCCGGGAGCCAGAGCCCAAGGACAGCCTGCAGGAGCCACCCTCTCCAGGCCTACCTTCCCAGCCTCCATG TGAGGTGAAGGCGCTGTGCCACCATCTGGCCACAGGCCCTGGACAGCTGAGCTTCCGCAAGGGAGACACCCTGCGGGTGCTGGGGCCGGCCGGGGCAGACTGGCTGCGCTGCAGCCGCGGCCCTGACACCGGCCTGGTGCCCCTGGCCTACGTGACCCTGACCCCAACTCCAAGTCCAAGCCCTGGAAGCAGCCAGAACTGA
- the RUSC2 gene encoding AP-4 complex accessory subunit RUSC2 isoform X1 yields MPLFELSRMDSPPKLTGETLIVHHIPLVHCQVPDRQCCGGGGGGSGSTRPNPFCPPELGITQPDQDLGQADSLLYNSLQSAPGGSSRSADSTKSRGRDGRGPGAPKRHNPFLLQAGVAEPGLGDLYEDSISASAAQQSFRLHGAGQPTFHLSSSQLPPPGPRVGRPWGAARSRAGVVEGQEQEPVAVSDALHGSAGRCRRPEPEAEAMELDEWGGPGGSGSGGGAGDTAGFSFDQEWKLSSDDSPRNPRCSGSGPQHCRCSSTSSQSEAADQSMGYVSDSSCTSSDGVLVTFSTLYSKMHGNARANLNSAPQSCSDSSFYSHSDPGAFYLDLQPSPAESKMSCESHHPDSGGREGGYGYPHASSPELDANCNSYRPHCEPCPAVADLTACFQSQARLVVATQNYYKLVTCDLSSQSSPSPAGSSVTSCSEEHTKISPAPGPGPDPGPSQPSEYYLFRKPDVQPEEQEAVGSEVEAEAPMGRTVIEGQVYTNTSPPNLSTGRQRSRSYDRSLERSPPVRLGSLERMLSCPVRLSEGPAAITGPSSPPRRVTSFAELAKGRKKAAGSGSPPLRASTGDSSQEFSLIQEAQQDRVGPPDEGTHCSHSLPPMPLGPGMDLVGPEPWSTKVCQGSQSSEMPPAGLRAAGQGPLAQLMDPGPAVPGSPANSHTQRDARAKADVFDSFSIPVAAGGGAESRPVLRYSKEQRPTTLPIQPFVFQHHFPKQLAKARALHGLSQLYSLSGCSRAPQPAPAAAPAARGPDPAPPGEPRVPTHRGARKAGPEPETSRPSPLGSYSPIRSTGPFGPSTDSSASTSCSPVPEQATAAESPPPWGLSCPPAVRPAISQQLQKEDPKILTLAEYRLHGTGSLPPLGSWRSSLGRAESLARGGGEGSMASRPSNANHLSPQALKWREYRRKNPLGPPGLSGSLDRRPQDARLARRNPIFEFPGSLGAASHLNCRLNGQVVKPLPLTCPDFQDPFSLTEKPPAEFCLSPDGSSEAVSIDLLQKKGLVKAVNTAVDLIVAHFGTSRDPGVKAKLGNSSVSPNVGHLVLKYLCPAVRAVLEDGLKSFVLDVIIGQRKNTPWSVVEASTQLGPSTKVLHGLYNKVSQFPELTSHTMRFNAFILGLLNIRSLEFWFNHLYNHEDIVQTHYQPWGFLNAARTVCPGLFEELLLLLQPLALLPFSLDLLFQHRLLQSGQQQRQHKELLRVSQDLLLSAHSTLQLARSRSRDGPGDVDRAAPGERVKGVGAPAGGEEEEEEEETEAAGSSGRGRWARSGQAGWWYQLMQSSQVYIDGSSEGSRFPRGGSTGSSSEKKKGAGGVGPPPREGVVEGAEACPAPEETLGREKGWPFWMGSPPDSVLAELRRSREREGSAAPPAENEEGASEPSPGGIKWGHLFGSRKAQREARPTNRLPSDWLSLDKSVFQLVAQTVGARREPEPKDSLQEPPSPGLPSQPPCEVKALCHHLATGPGQLSFRKGDTLRVLGPAGADWLRCSRGPDTGLVPLAYVTLTPTPSPSPGSSQN; encoded by the exons ATGCCCCTGTTCGAACTTTCCAGAATGGATAGTCCCCCAAAGCTGACTGGAGAGACCCTCATCGTCCACCACATCCCCCTGGTGCACTGCCAAGTCCCAGACAGGCAGTgctgtggagggggaggtggaggTAGCGGGAGCACAAGACCCAACCCCTTCTGCCCACCGGAGCTGGGCATCACCCAGCCCGATCAGGACCTCGGACAGGCCGActctctgctgtacaacagccTGCAGTCCGCTCCAGGGGGCTCTTCACGGTCTGCTGACAGCACCAAGAGCCGGGGTCGGGATGGAAGAGGCCCCGGGGCCCCTAAACGACACAACCCCTTCTTGCTGCAGGCAGGCGTGGCGGAGCCGGGACTTGGTGACCTATATGAGGATAGCATCAGTGCCAGTGCCGCCCAGCAGTCCTTCCGCCTGCACGGGGCTGGCCAGCCCACCTTCCATCTCTCCTCTTCCCAGCTGCCGCCGCCGGGCCCCAGAGTGGGCAGGCCATGGGGGGCGGCGCGTAGCCGAGCCGGAGTGGTGGAGGGGCAAGAACAGGAACCAGTGGCCGTCTCGGATGCCCTGCACGGCAGCGCCGGCCGCTGCCGCCGGCCAGAGCCGGAAGCTGAGGCCATGGAGCTGGATGAGTGGGGGGGGCCCGGTGGGagtggcagtgggggtggggccgGCGACACCGCCGGCTTCTCCTTTGACCAGGAGTGGAAGCTCAGTTCCGATGACTCCCCAAGGAACCCCAGATGCTCGGGCTCGGGCCCCCAGCACTGCCGCTGCAGCAGCACCTCCAGCCAGTCCGAGGCGGCGGACCAGTCCATGGGCTACGTGAGCGACTCCTCCTGCACCAGCTCAGACGGCGTGCTGGTCACCTTCAGCACCCTCTACAGCAAGATGCACGGCAACGCCCGTGCCAACCTCAACTCTGCCCCACAGTCCTGCAGCGACTCTTCCTTCTACAGCCACTCGGACCCTGGCGCCTTCTACCTGGACCTGCAGCCCTCCCCAGCTGAGTCGAAGATGTCTTGTGAGTCCCACCACCCTGATAGCGGAGGAAGGGAAGGTGGCTATGGTTATCCTCACGCCTCGTCTCCGGAGCTTGATGCCAACTGCAACTCCTACCGCCCGCACTGTGAGCCCTGCCCAGCTGTGGCTGACCTCACAGCCTGCTTCCAGAGCCAGGCCCGTCTTGTCGTGGCCACGCAGAATTACTACAAGCTTGTCACCTGTGACCTGTCCTCCCAGTCCTCCCCAAGCCCAGCTGGCTCTTCTGTCACCAGCTGCtcggaggaacacaccaagatcAGTCCTGCCCCTGGCCCCGGCCCAGACCCTGGCCCTAGCCAGCCCTCTGAGTATTACCTGTTCCGGAAGCCGGACGTCCAGCCAGAGGAACAAGAAGCAGTGGGCTCTGAGGTGGAAGCGGAGGCTCCCATGGGCCGCACGGTGATCGAGGGGCAAGTGTACACCAACACCTCGCCCCCCAACCTCAGCACTGGACGTCAGCGCTCTCGGAGCTACGACCGCAGCCTAGAACGCAGCCCGCCCGTCCGCTTGGGCTCTCTGGAACGCATGTTGAGTTGCCCAGTGCGCCTCAGTGAGGGCCCCGCCGCCATTACTGGGCCCAGTTCCCCACCTCGGCGGGTCACCTCGTTTGCCGAACTCGCCAAGGGCCGGAAGAAAGCTGCAGGCTCTGGCTCCCCTCCACTGCGAGCAAGCACTGGGGACTCTTCTCAGGAGTTCTCACTCATCCAAGAAGCCCAGCAAGACAGGGTGGGCCCCCCAGATGAGGGCACTCACTGTAGCCATAGCCTCCCACCCATGCCCTTGGGGCCAGGCATGGACCTGGTTGGCCCAGAGCCCTGGTCCACCAAGGTCTGTCAGGGCTCCCAGTCCAGTGAGATGCCACCCGCTGGCCTCAGAGCTGCTGGGCAGGGGCCCCTGGCCCAGCTGATGGATCCAGGGCCTGCTGTCCCAGGGAGCCCAGCCAACAGCCATACCCAGAGGGACGCAAGAGCTAAAGCTGACG TGTTTGATTCCTTCTCCATCCCTGTTGCCGCAGGGGGTGGTGCTGAGAGCCGACCGGTCCTTCGCTACAGCAAGGAGCAGAGGCCGACCACGCTGCCCATCCAGCCGTTCGTGTTCCAGCACCACTTCCCCAAGCAGCTGGCCAAGGCGCGAGCCCTGCACGGCCTTTCCCAGCTCTACAGCCTCTCGGGCTGCAGCCGCGCGCCGCAGCCTGCCCCCGCGGCTGCCCCCGCTGCCCGGGGCCCAGACCCGGCTCCTCCAGGGGAGCCGCGGGTGCCCACCCACAGGGGTGCCAGGAAAGCCGGGCCTGAGCCAGAGACCTCGCGGCCGTCACCCCTGGGCAGCTACTCCCCCATCCGGAGTACTGGCCCCTTTGGGCCCAGCACCGACTCTTCGGCCTCCACTTCGTGCTCCCCTGTCCCAGAGCAGGCCACAGCCGCAGAAAGCCCGCCTCCATGGGGCCTCTCCTGTCCTCCTGCTGTTCGGCCTGCCATCTCCCAGCAGCTGCAGAAGGAGGATCCGAAGATACTGACCTTGGCTGAGTACCGGCTCCATGGGACAGGAAGCTTGCCTCCTCTGGGCTCCTGGAGATCTAGCCTCGGCCGAGCGGAGAGCCTGGCCCGGGGAGGTGGCGAGGGCAGCATGGCTTCCAGGCCCAGTAATG CCAACCACCTATCCCCTCAAGCACTCAAGTGGCGAGAATACAGGAGGAAGAACCCTCTAGGGCCCCCTGGTTTGTCCGGGAGCCTAGACCGAAGGCCGCAGGATGCTCGGCTGGCCCGAAGGAACCCCATCTTTGAGTTCCCCGGCTCCCTCGGCGCTGCTAGCCATCTGAACTGCCGGCTGAATG gtCAAGTAGTGAAGCCGTTACCGCTAACCTGCCCTGACTTCCAAGACCCTTTCTCCTTGACTGAGAAACCCCCCGCTGAGTTTTGCCTGTCCCCAGATGGCAGCTCAGAGGCTGTATCCATTGACCTGCTTCAGAAAAAAG GGCTGGTGAAGGCTGTCAACACTGCTGTGGACCTCATTGTGGCCCATTTTGGCACAAGCCGGGATCCCGGGGTGAAG GCGAAGCTGGGGAACAGTTCTGTGAGCCCCAACGTGGGCCACCTGGTTCTGAAGTACCTGTGCCCGGCGGTGCGGGCAGTATTGGAGGACGGACTGAAGTCTTTTGTGCTGGACGTCATCATTGGGCAGCGTAAGAACACACCGTGGAGCGTGGTGGAGGCCTCCACCCAGCTAG GCCCATCCACCAAGGTCTTGCACGGCCTGTACAACAAAGTCAGCCAGTTCCCAGAGCTCACCAGTCACACCATGCGCTTCAACGCCTTCATCCTCGGCCTGCTCAA CATCCGGTCCCTGGAGTTCTGGTTTAATCACCTCTATAACCACGAAG aTATCGTCCAGACGCACTACCAGCCGTGGGGCTTCCTGAATGCAGCGCGCACGGTGTGCCCCGGCCTCTtcgaggagctgctgctgctgctccagccCTTGGCGCTCCTGCCCTTCAGCCTAGACCTGCTGTTCCAGCACCGGCTGCTGCAGAGCggccagcagcagcggcagcacaaGGAGTTGCTGCGAGTGTCCCAAGACCTGCTGCTGTCCGCCCACTCGACCCTGCAGCTGGCCCGCTCCCGCAGCCGGGACGGCCCCGGAGATGTGGACAGGGCGGCCCCCGGGGAGCGGGTGAAGGGCGTGGGTGCCCCAGCaggtggagaagaggaggaggaagaggaggagacagaggcggCCGGGAGCTCGGGGCGCGGCAGGTGGGCCCGAAGTGGGCAGGCTGGCTGGTGGTACCAGCTCATGCAGAGCTCCCAGGTCTACATCGATGGCTCCAGCGAGGGCTCTAGGTTCCCCCGAGGGGGCAGCACTGGTAGCagcagtgagaaaaagaaaggggcaGGAGGCGTGGGGCCACCCCCCCGCGAGGGAGTCGTGGAGGGAGCGGAGGCCTGCCCTGCCCCTGAGGAGACCCTCGGCCGGGAGAAGGGCTGGCCCTTCTGGATGGGGAGCCCCCCTGATTCTGTACTGGCGGAGCTGAGGCGGAGCCGGGAGAGGGAGGGGTCCGCTGCCCCGCCAGCAGAAAATGAGGAAGGAGCGTCCGAACCTTCACCAGGGGGCATCAAGTGGGGACACCTCTTTGGGTCCCGGAAGGCTCAGCGGGAGGCCCGACCCACAAACAG GCTGCCCTCGGACTGGCTCAGCCTGGACAAGTCTGTGTTCCAGCTCGTGGCGCAAACAGTGGGTGCCCGCCGGGAGCCAGAGCCCAAGGACAGCCTGCAGGAGCCACCCTCTCCAGGCCTACCTTCCCAGCCTCCATG TGAGGTGAAGGCGCTGTGCCACCATCTGGCCACAGGCCCTGGACAGCTGAGCTTCCGCAAGGGAGACACCCTGCGGGTGCTGGGGCCGGCCGGGGCAGACTGGCTGCGCTGCAGCCGCGGCCCTGACACCGGCCTGGTGCCCCTGGCCTACGTGACCCTGACCCCAACTCCAAGTCCAAGCCCTGGAAGCAGCCAGAACTGA